DNA sequence from the Zavarzinia compransoris genome:
GCCGCTGGACCGACAGCCCGGATGGCGGGCGCGCCGATTGGTCGGCCCTCTATGAGGAGATCCATCGGTCGCTGGCCGGCGATGCCTGGATCGTCGGCCGGGTGACCATGGCCGAGATGAGCGGCGGCGCGCCCCATGCGCCCACGGGGCCGGTGGCGGTCAGCCGGCCCTGGCATTTCGCCGACCGCGCGGCCGGCGCCTATGCCATCGCCATGGATCCCGCCGGCCGGCTCCATTTCCAGTCGGACAGGATCGGCGGCGATCACATCGTGGTGGTGCTGGGCCCTGGCGTCGGGGACAGCCATCTGGCGGCCTTGGCCGCCGACGGTATTTCCTATCTCGTGGCCGAGGATGAAAGGCCCGATCCGGCCAAGGTGCTGGCCGTGCTCGGCCGCGAACTCGGAATCCGCCGCCTGCTGCTCGAAGGCGGCGCCGTCATCAACGGCGCGTTTTTCGCCGCCGGGCTGGTGGACGAACTCAGCCTTCTCGTCGCGCCCGCGCTGGACGGGCGCACCGGCGCCGCCGGCGTGATCGATGCCGGCGAGGCGGGGCTTGCCGGGCGGGCGGCACTATCGCTCACCTCTTGCGCGGCGGTCGGGTTCGGCGCGGTGCACCTGCGCTATGCGGTGCATTTCCCGCCGCAGGAGCTGCCGGCCCCCTGACCGGCCGGCCAGGGGGAGGGGCGGCGGGCCACCGTCGCCGCCATGCCGTCTCCGGTTACGCCCCGACCGCGAGCGAGGCCATGTCGATGACGAAGCGATAGCGGACGTCCGATTGCTCGAGCCGTTCGAAGGC
Encoded proteins:
- a CDS encoding RibD family protein, coding for MKPLVICHMVTSLDGRLHPGRWTDSPDGGRADWSALYEEIHRSLAGDAWIVGRVTMAEMSGGAPHAPTGPVAVSRPWHFADRAAGAYAIAMDPAGRLHFQSDRIGGDHIVVVLGPGVGDSHLAALAADGISYLVAEDERPDPAKVLAVLGRELGIRRLLLEGGAVINGAFFAAGLVDELSLLVAPALDGRTGAAGVIDAGEAGLAGRAALSLTSCAAVGFGAVHLRYAVHFPPQELPAP